In Bacillus sp. Marseille-Q1617, a genomic segment contains:
- a CDS encoding phosphotransferase family protein, translated as MEHLFDQDWEIVPAGGATGEAFFAQYQEQKLFLKRNSSPFVAVLSAEGIVPKLVWTKRMENGDVITAQHWLNGRELNPEEMKNERVARLLKKIHSSKPLSTMLERLGQEPFQPEHMLTEVETGLEFDLLSLPIVRQALLFLQKELEEVRQDEYVVCHGDVNHNNWLLSDYNQLYLIDWDGAMIADPAFDVGMLLYWYIPEEEWPAWLTQYGVEMTDNLKLRMKWYVVAQTILSIQWHKGKGRFHEMNHWIEYLHKVV; from the coding sequence TTGGAACACTTATTTGACCAAGATTGGGAAATAGTCCCCGCAGGCGGTGCTACCGGAGAAGCTTTTTTCGCTCAATATCAAGAGCAGAAGCTGTTTCTTAAACGCAACTCTTCTCCATTTGTAGCCGTATTATCAGCAGAAGGCATCGTGCCGAAACTGGTTTGGACAAAGCGAATGGAAAATGGGGACGTTATAACAGCACAGCACTGGTTAAATGGAAGAGAATTAAATCCAGAAGAGATGAAGAATGAGCGGGTAGCCAGGCTGCTCAAGAAAATCCATTCTTCCAAGCCTCTTTCAACGATGCTTGAGAGATTGGGCCAAGAACCCTTTCAACCCGAGCATATGCTGACAGAAGTGGAAACGGGGCTGGAGTTCGATCTTCTATCACTTCCGATAGTCAGGCAAGCGTTATTATTTCTGCAAAAAGAACTGGAAGAGGTTCGGCAGGATGAATACGTAGTCTGTCACGGGGATGTGAATCATAACAACTGGCTGCTATCTGATTACAACCAGCTGTACCTGATTGACTGGGACGGCGCGATGATAGCCGACCCTGCATTTGATGTGGGAATGCTGTTATATTGGTACATTCCCGAAGAAGAGTGGCCGGCATGGCTGACTCAATATGGGGTTGAGATGACAGACAATTTAAAACTGAGAATGAAGTGGTATGTAGTGGCTCAAACGATCCTTTCCATCCAATGGCATAAAGGAAAAGGACGTTTTCATGAAATGAACCACTGGATCGAATATTTACACAAAGTCGTTTGA
- a CDS encoding YtzH-like family protein, with protein MPLDSHYQMQLLRDILSNHQTDCCGSVSECEQVERLVKSLMVNADINENIKPVLQEIYQYSQSGAGSSDLDSHITNNRQNLSQWVTDMDQFS; from the coding sequence ATGCCTTTGGATTCCCATTATCAAATGCAGTTATTGAGAGATATATTATCGAATCATCAAACAGATTGCTGCGGTTCAGTATCTGAATGTGAACAAGTCGAACGATTGGTTAAATCGTTGATGGTAAATGCTGATATCAATGAAAATATTAAGCCGGTCTTGCAGGAAATTTATCAATACAGTCAAAGCGGAGCAGGAAGCTCTGACCTTGACTCTCATATTACGAACAATAGACAAAATCTGTCCCAATGGGTGACGGATATGGATCAGTTCTCCTGA
- the trmB gene encoding tRNA (guanosine(46)-N7)-methyltransferase TrmB, with product MRLRHKPWASEKISEYPQYVVAEPEEKKGKWNKEFGNDNPIHIEVGTGKGQFVTEMARANPDVNYIGIELYESVIVTALDRLIEAELPNVKLLNVDARNLTEYFAEGEVGRVYLNFSDPWPKNRHEKRRLTYETFLKLYEDILIKRGEIHFKTDNQGLFEYSLKSFSWYGLHLKFLSLDLHNSDFEGNIMTEYEEKFSAKGQRIYRVEAQYQN from the coding sequence ATGCGTTTAAGACATAAACCATGGGCTTCTGAAAAAATCAGCGAATACCCGCAGTATGTGGTCGCAGAGCCCGAAGAGAAAAAAGGGAAATGGAACAAGGAATTTGGAAATGACAATCCGATTCATATAGAAGTGGGAACTGGAAAAGGCCAGTTCGTCACGGAAATGGCGAGAGCGAATCCCGATGTCAACTACATCGGAATCGAATTGTATGAAAGTGTCATCGTGACGGCACTGGACCGCTTGATCGAAGCAGAACTTCCGAATGTTAAGCTGCTGAATGTGGATGCCAGAAATCTGACGGAATACTTCGCTGAAGGTGAAGTAGGAAGAGTGTACCTTAACTTCTCCGATCCATGGCCGAAGAACCGTCACGAAAAACGCCGTCTCACCTACGAAACATTCCTGAAGCTTTATGAGGATATCCTGATCAAACGCGGTGAAATCCACTTCAAGACCGACAACCAGGGCTTGTTCGAGTATTCACTGAAGAGTTTTTCATGGTACGGCCTGCACTTGAAGTTTCTCAGCCTTGATCTTCACAACAGCGATTTCGAAGGCAATATCATGACCGAATACGAAGAAAAGTTCTCTGCCAAAGGCCAGCGGATTTACCGTGTGGAAGCGCAGTATCAGAATTGA
- a CDS encoding transposase, with protein sequence MSKRNGPMEEVKKQYVRMALESGNMAFIARKTGVNQSTLSNWVKQYRDEIEAEMEKEGVTPLSKSSSESDIQKKYDHAMKLLGEKELEVTMLREMLKKKFPDFPSE encoded by the coding sequence ATGAGTAAACGAAATGGACCAATGGAAGAAGTGAAAAAACAATACGTTCGCATGGCGCTGGAATCAGGTAATATGGCTTTTATCGCTAGGAAAACAGGAGTCAATCAGTCCACTCTTAGTAATTGGGTAAAGCAGTATCGTGATGAGATTGAAGCTGAGATGGAAAAAGAGGGTGTAACTCCTCTATCCAAGTCTTCTTCTGAAAGTGATATCCAGAAGAAATACGATCATGCCATGAAATTACTCGGTGAGAAGGAACTTGAAGTTACGATGCTTAGAGAAATGCTAAAAAAAAAGTTTCCGGACTTTCCGAGCGAATAG
- a CDS encoding IS3 family transposase, whose product MQAGFPAKRVLKIASVGRSTYYYRVSNPTVKRETTGGRPIPGFSMNTKGKRVKDSLIKKYLMKLIDGESAVYGYRKLTRALRKKYKLIINKKKVYRLCKELDILMPQREKNPKYPRKLARNRSVNGPNQLWQLDIKYGYVLSSRRYFFLASAIDVYDRTIVGHYRGTVCEAKHITKMLQKAIMKRNIHIPDSEDQIADNSTKLIIRTDNGPQFCSHHFQDFCKEQIVIEHERIPPKSPNMNAYIESFHSVLERECYQRNEFINFEHAYKKVDDYIQFYNEERYHGSLMDYSPKEYFEKYMDNQVKPITLTM is encoded by the coding sequence ATCCAGGCTGGTTTTCCTGCCAAACGTGTTTTAAAGATTGCTTCCGTAGGACGTTCAACGTATTACTATAGGGTTTCTAACCCCACTGTGAAACGGGAAACCACGGGGGGAAGACCAATCCCTGGATTCTCCATGAACACCAAAGGAAAGAGAGTTAAAGATTCTTTAATAAAGAAGTACTTAATGAAATTGATTGATGGTGAATCAGCTGTATATGGGTACCGTAAGCTGACAAGGGCCTTAAGAAAAAAATACAAACTAATCATTAATAAAAAGAAAGTCTACAGATTGTGTAAAGAGCTAGATATCTTGATGCCTCAAAGAGAAAAGAACCCAAAATATCCTAGAAAACTAGCTAGAAACCGTTCTGTTAATGGTCCTAATCAGTTATGGCAGCTAGATATTAAGTATGGGTATGTGCTTTCTTCAAGGCGTTATTTCTTCCTGGCTAGTGCCATTGATGTCTACGATCGTACGATCGTAGGTCATTACAGAGGTACTGTGTGCGAAGCCAAACATATCACCAAAATGCTTCAGAAGGCTATTATGAAACGAAATATTCATATCCCCGACTCTGAAGATCAAATAGCTGATAACTCCACTAAACTAATTATCAGGACTGATAACGGTCCACAATTCTGTAGTCATCATTTTCAGGATTTTTGTAAGGAACAAATCGTGATTGAGCACGAAAGGATCCCACCGAAGTCACCTAATATGAATGCTTATATTGAGTCTTTTCATAGTGTACTGGAACGAGAGTGTTATCAAAGAAATGAGTTTATAAACTTTGAACATGCTTATAAAAAGGTCGATGATTATATCCAGTTTTACAATGAAGAACGATATCACGGCAGTTTGATGGACTATTCACCAAAAGAGTATTTTGAGAAATATATGGACAATCAAGTGAAACCAATCACATTAACCATGTGA
- a CDS encoding MBL fold metallo-hydrolase: MKESLKVGDLTIHWLNGGVTHMDGGAMFGVVPKPLWSKKYAVNELNQIELRTDPLFFQYQGKNILIESGIGKGKLNDKQKRNYGVHEESSIDASLEELGLTPEDIDIILMTHMHFDHACGLTKYEGEETVPVFPNATIFTSKVEWDEMREPNIRSRNTYWKENWEGITHQVETFEGEREVLPGLRMIHTGGHSDGHSIIVLEHEGETFIHMADIMPTHAHKNPLWVLAYDDYPMTSIHAKNKWINQAIDNEWWFLFYHDAVYRALKWNKDGEIIEEVPRRL; encoded by the coding sequence ATGAAGGAATCATTGAAAGTAGGAGATTTAACGATCCACTGGCTGAATGGGGGCGTCACCCACATGGATGGGGGAGCGATGTTCGGAGTGGTTCCGAAACCTCTTTGGTCCAAAAAATATGCAGTCAATGAATTGAATCAAATCGAACTGAGAACCGACCCTCTCTTCTTTCAATATCAGGGAAAGAACATCCTGATTGAATCCGGGATCGGAAAAGGGAAATTAAATGACAAGCAGAAACGTAATTATGGGGTGCATGAGGAGTCATCCATCGATGCATCGTTGGAGGAGCTGGGGTTGACCCCGGAGGATATCGATATCATTTTGATGACGCATATGCATTTCGATCATGCATGCGGATTGACTAAGTATGAGGGTGAAGAGACCGTTCCAGTATTTCCTAATGCTACTATTTTTACATCAAAGGTTGAATGGGATGAGATGAGAGAACCGAATATCCGCTCGCGTAATACATATTGGAAAGAAAACTGGGAAGGCATCACTCATCAGGTGGAAACATTTGAGGGTGAAAGGGAAGTGCTGCCGGGCCTTCGCATGATTCACACAGGCGGACATAGTGACGGACATTCGATCATTGTCCTGGAGCATGAGGGTGAAACGTTCATTCATATGGCGGACATCATGCCGACCCATGCTCATAAAAACCCCCTGTGGGTCCTTGCGTATGATGACTATCCAATGACCTCCATCCATGCGAAAAATAAGTGGATCAATCAGGCGATAGACAATGAGTGGTGGTTCTTATTTTATCACGATGCCGTATACCGGGCGTTAAAATGGAATAAAGACGGTGAAATTATTGAAGAGGTGCCGAGAAGATTATAA
- a CDS encoding PepSY domain-containing protein, with translation MNWKSFILGVGIGAAGGILLGDKLKDASFVSAERVLKDVKHSFKKEGKIDGSWISMKPEDYQKHSLSTKVYKGGVSRRSEGRLEQYEFLADAYTGTVIDVYPLSN, from the coding sequence ATGAACTGGAAGTCTTTCATTTTAGGAGTAGGAATCGGTGCTGCAGGCGGCATACTATTGGGTGATAAGCTGAAAGATGCAAGCTTTGTATCAGCCGAAAGAGTATTAAAGGATGTAAAGCACTCATTTAAAAAAGAAGGGAAGATCGATGGATCCTGGATATCGATGAAACCTGAGGATTATCAGAAACACTCCTTATCAACCAAAGTATATAAGGGCGGAGTCTCACGCCGCAGTGAAGGCAGATTGGAACAATATGAATTTTTGGCCGATGCCTATACCGGGACCGTGATCGATGTTTATCCTTTATCTAATTAA
- a CDS encoding M42 family metallopeptidase: MKQDTLELFKTLTELPGAPGNEHAVRKFMKEQLAQYSDEVVQDRLGGVFGVKKGKSEDPTVMVAGHMDEVGFMVTSITDNGMLRFQTLGGWWSQVLLAQRVQIITDNGPVVGVIGSIPPHLLGEEQRRKPMDMKNMLIDIGADNKENALEIGIKPGQQIVPICPFTPMANEKKILAKAWDNRYGCGLSIELLKELQGKELPNTLYSGATVQEEVGLRGAQTAANMINPDIFFALDASPANDMSGDKNEFGQLGKGALLRILDRSMVTHKGIREFVLDTAESNDIPYQYFVSQGGTDAGRVHISNEGVPSAVVGICSRYIHTHASMIHVDDYAAAKELIVKLVNQCDRSTIETIKRNG, translated from the coding sequence ATGAAACAAGATACATTGGAATTATTTAAAACGTTAACTGAGTTGCCTGGGGCACCCGGGAATGAACATGCCGTTCGTAAATTTATGAAAGAACAATTAGCGCAGTACTCCGACGAAGTGGTCCAGGACCGTCTAGGGGGAGTATTCGGTGTGAAAAAAGGTAAATCTGAGGATCCGACAGTCATGGTCGCCGGTCATATGGATGAAGTTGGCTTTATGGTCACTAGCATCACGGATAACGGAATGCTTCGGTTTCAAACACTCGGAGGCTGGTGGAGTCAGGTCCTCCTTGCTCAGCGTGTGCAAATCATCACGGATAACGGACCTGTTGTCGGTGTAATCGGCAGCATTCCTCCGCATCTTTTAGGAGAGGAACAACGCAGGAAGCCGATGGATATGAAAAATATGCTCATCGATATCGGTGCAGATAATAAAGAGAACGCACTGGAAATCGGAATCAAGCCAGGGCAGCAGATCGTACCAATTTGTCCGTTTACGCCAATGGCAAATGAGAAGAAAATTCTGGCCAAAGCATGGGACAACCGCTATGGCTGTGGATTATCCATTGAGCTCTTAAAAGAGCTTCAAGGTAAGGAATTACCGAATACACTTTATTCCGGTGCGACTGTGCAAGAGGAAGTAGGTCTTCGGGGAGCGCAGACAGCGGCAAATATGATCAATCCGGATATTTTCTTTGCATTGGACGCAAGCCCTGCAAATGATATGTCAGGCGATAAAAATGAGTTCGGCCAATTAGGAAAAGGAGCCCTTCTCCGGATTCTTGACCGTTCCATGGTGACGCATAAAGGAATCAGGGAGTTTGTCCTGGATACTGCAGAGTCCAATGACATCCCTTATCAATATTTTGTATCACAAGGCGGTACTGATGCCGGAAGAGTGCACATTTCCAATGAAGGTGTGCCGAGTGCCGTAGTCGGGATTTGTTCACGTTACATCCATACGCATGCATCCATGATCCATGTTGACGATTATGCAGCAGCTAAAGAACTTATCGTAAAATTGGTCAATCAATGTGACCGTTCCACAATCGAAACCATCAAACGCAACGGATAG
- a CDS encoding DUF84 family protein, whose amino-acid sequence MLKIAIGTQNKAKVEAIEKGFREHYEQVSFECLKTESNVSEQPFSDQETIEGALNRAKNVLRMTGADIGIGLEGGVSESLYGMFLCNWGGLVDRNGNEIIAGGARISLPAEIGRGLRQGRELGPLMDEFTKRTGIRQSEGAVGIFTDGIVTRDAMFHHVVQLLIGQLKYREKQS is encoded by the coding sequence TTGTTGAAAATTGCAATTGGCACACAAAACAAAGCAAAAGTTGAAGCTATTGAAAAAGGGTTTCGGGAACATTATGAACAAGTGAGTTTCGAATGCCTGAAGACGGAATCAAATGTAAGTGAGCAGCCTTTTTCGGATCAGGAGACGATTGAAGGGGCATTAAATCGGGCTAAAAACGTCTTAAGGATGACGGGAGCAGACATCGGCATCGGGCTTGAAGGAGGGGTGTCAGAATCCCTTTATGGAATGTTCCTTTGTAACTGGGGAGGGCTCGTAGATCGAAATGGAAATGAAATCATCGCAGGAGGGGCAAGAATCTCGCTGCCTGCGGAAATTGGCAGGGGTTTGAGGCAAGGCAGGGAACTTGGCCCGCTCATGGATGAATTCACCAAACGGACGGGAATCAGGCAAAGTGAAGGAGCGGTAGGGATTTTTACTGACGGGATCGTCACACGGGATGCCATGTTCCATCATGTTGTCCAGTTGTTGATCGGTCAGCTGAAATATAGAGAAAAACAGAGCTGA
- a CDS encoding peptide MFS transporter, with protein sequence MSSINKQKIVDSVPQKGFFGHPKGLFTLFFTEFWERFSYYGMRAILVYYMYYEVSKGGLGLEEGTALAIMSIYGSLVYMSGVIGGWLADRIFGTSKAVFYGGILIMFGHIALSFPGSLSMFFVSMVLIVIGTGLLKPNVSTVVGEMYAENDTRRDAAFSIFYMGINLGAFLAPLLTGALMKSYGFHWGFALAAIGMFFGLVVFMVTKKKSLGLAGTYVPNPLNAAEKKKYGSLSALVVVAVAIVLGITIPNGWFTLDLFINLVGIFGILAPTIYFIVMYKSPKTTATERSRVLAYIPLFIAAVMFWAIQEQGSTILAAYADKRTQLDFLGLEISPAWFQSLNPLFIIILAPMFAGMWVKLGDRQPTIPQKFSLGLLFAGLSFLVILLPGYFTGEDALVSPLWLVLSYFIVVLGELMISPVGLSATTKLAPEAFSAQTMSLWFLASAGAQALNAQLVRFYSADSEMLYFGSIGGAAIVLSIILFLLAPKIQVFMKGIK encoded by the coding sequence ATGTCGTCAATCAATAAACAGAAAATTGTGGATAGTGTTCCCCAGAAGGGATTCTTTGGACACCCTAAGGGACTATTCACGCTATTCTTCACGGAATTTTGGGAGCGCTTTTCTTACTATGGAATGCGTGCAATCCTTGTGTACTATATGTATTACGAGGTTTCAAAAGGCGGCCTTGGCTTAGAAGAAGGTACAGCTTTAGCAATCATGTCTATTTATGGGTCACTAGTTTATATGTCCGGTGTCATCGGAGGCTGGCTGGCAGACCGAATATTCGGTACATCAAAAGCCGTCTTCTACGGAGGAATCTTGATCATGTTCGGGCATATCGCTTTATCATTCCCGGGCAGCTTGTCCATGTTTTTCGTTTCAATGGTATTAATCGTTATTGGTACTGGTTTATTAAAACCAAACGTATCGACTGTAGTCGGTGAAATGTACGCAGAAAATGATACCCGCCGCGATGCTGCATTCAGTATCTTCTATATGGGAATCAACTTAGGAGCTTTCCTTGCACCGCTTCTTACAGGGGCTCTTATGAAAAGCTACGGATTCCACTGGGGATTCGCACTTGCTGCAATCGGTATGTTCTTCGGACTAGTTGTCTTCATGGTGACTAAGAAGAAGAGCCTGGGTCTTGCTGGTACATATGTACCGAACCCGCTTAATGCTGCTGAAAAGAAAAAATACGGTTCCCTCTCTGCTCTGGTAGTAGTAGCAGTTGCCATTGTCCTTGGAATCACGATTCCAAATGGCTGGTTCACTTTAGATTTATTTATCAATTTAGTCGGAATCTTTGGTATCTTGGCTCCAACGATTTACTTTATCGTCATGTACAAGAGCCCTAAAACAACAGCAACAGAACGTTCACGTGTCCTTGCATATATTCCATTGTTCATTGCTGCGGTCATGTTCTGGGCAATCCAGGAACAAGGTTCAACGATCCTGGCTGCTTATGCAGATAAACGTACTCAACTGGACTTTTTGGGACTTGAGATTTCACCTGCATGGTTCCAATCTCTTAACCCGCTATTCATTATCATCCTTGCACCTATGTTTGCTGGAATGTGGGTGAAATTGGGCGATCGTCAGCCGACGATTCCTCAAAAATTCTCTCTTGGTCTTCTATTTGCAGGTCTGTCATTCTTGGTCATCCTGCTTCCTGGTTACTTCACAGGAGAAGATGCATTAGTAAGTCCGCTTTGGTTAGTACTAAGCTACTTCATCGTCGTACTTGGTGAATTGATGATTTCACCGGTAGGTCTGTCAGCGACTACCAAACTTGCACCTGAAGCATTCTCGGCTCAGACAATGAGTCTCTGGTTCCTTGCTTCTGCCGGTGCACAGGCATTGAATGCCCAGCTTGTAAGATTCTATTCTGCTGATTCAGAAATGCTTTACTTTGGTTCCATCGGGGGAGCAGCAATCGTTTTAAGTATCATCCTATTCCTTCTGGCACCGAAAATTCAAGTGTTTATGAAAGGCATAAAATAA
- a CDS encoding YtoQ family protein, whose translation MEFTVYLAGEIHSSWREELKQQSKKLELPLSFVGPMENHDRSDLIGEEILGEQPDKILRDEAASAINNLRTELLMKKSDLVVALFGEKYKQWNTAMDASTALALNKPLILIRPEELHHPLKELSNKANVTCTTIEQAAKILSYIFETE comes from the coding sequence ATGGAATTTACTGTGTACCTTGCAGGGGAAATACATAGCAGTTGGAGAGAAGAGTTAAAACAGCAATCAAAAAAGCTGGAATTACCTTTGTCCTTTGTCGGACCCATGGAAAATCATGATCGCTCTGATTTGATCGGGGAAGAAATCCTCGGCGAACAGCCTGACAAGATCCTACGTGATGAAGCTGCATCTGCCATCAATAACCTCCGTACCGAATTACTTATGAAAAAATCGGATCTGGTCGTTGCGTTATTTGGAGAAAAGTATAAGCAGTGGAATACAGCAATGGATGCAAGTACTGCCCTTGCACTAAATAAACCATTGATCCTCATCCGTCCCGAAGAACTTCATCATCCCTTGAAAGAACTGTCGAATAAAGCAAATGTGACATGTACAACAATCGAACAGGCAGCCAAAATACTTTCGTATATTTTCGAAACGGAATAA
- a CDS encoding PTS transporter subunit IIC, with translation MKNYMESKGVKFSAKVYFIDALSYMALGLFSSLIIGLIIKTIGEQAAFLPMPMKTFFIDMGALAISLMGPAIGVAIAYGLGAPPLVLFAAVVTGAAGASLGGPAGAYLAAVVSTEIGKLVSKTTKVDIIVTPFVTILAGFSVAYFVGPQIGEFMTMFGSWISWATEQRPIIMGILVAALMGIALTAPISSAAIALMLDLSGVAAGAATIGCAAQMVGFAVISYRENKVGGLLAQGIGTSMLQVPNIVRNPRILLPPTIAGMVLAPIGTTLWIMENNAAGAGMGTSGLVGQIMTFKTMGFTWDTALKVLMLHFVGPAFISLLISEYMRKIGWIKPNQMTIDTGGK, from the coding sequence ATGAAGAATTACATGGAAAGTAAAGGGGTTAAGTTCTCTGCCAAGGTTTATTTTATAGATGCTCTGAGTTATATGGCCTTAGGTCTTTTCAGCTCGCTGATTATCGGTCTGATCATCAAGACAATCGGCGAGCAGGCGGCGTTCCTGCCTATGCCGATGAAGACCTTTTTCATCGATATGGGGGCCCTTGCCATCAGTCTGATGGGACCCGCCATTGGTGTCGCGATTGCATACGGCCTGGGAGCACCGCCGCTTGTACTATTTGCTGCCGTCGTGACGGGTGCGGCAGGTGCATCTCTCGGTGGTCCGGCAGGTGCTTATCTGGCAGCGGTGGTATCCACGGAAATTGGGAAACTTGTAAGCAAAACGACGAAGGTCGATATCATCGTCACTCCATTTGTGACGATTCTTGCAGGCTTCTCTGTGGCATACTTTGTCGGGCCGCAAATAGGTGAATTTATGACCATGTTCGGAAGCTGGATCAGCTGGGCGACGGAACAGAGGCCGATCATCATGGGGATCCTAGTGGCGGCGCTCATGGGGATTGCTTTGACGGCTCCGATTTCGAGTGCGGCGATTGCGCTGATGCTTGATTTGAGCGGGGTGGCAGCAGGGGCTGCAACCATTGGATGCGCAGCCCAAATGGTCGGATTTGCCGTGATCAGCTACCGGGAAAATAAAGTGGGGGGCCTGCTGGCACAAGGAATCGGCACTTCTATGCTGCAAGTGCCTAATATAGTCCGTAACCCGCGCATCTTGCTGCCGCCTACGATTGCGGGGATGGTGCTCGCACCGATCGGAACGACTCTCTGGATCATGGAGAACAATGCTGCGGGAGCCGGAATGGGAACGAGCGGCCTAGTCGGTCAGATCATGACGTTCAAGACAATGGGCTTTACCTGGGATACGGCTTTGAAAGTACTGATGTTGCATTTCGTTGGACCTGCTTTCATCTCCCTGTTAATATCTGAATATATGCGTAAAATAGGTTGGATCAAACCAAACCAAATGACGATTGATACAGGAGGAAAATAA
- a CDS encoding thioredoxin family protein: MRKLKTMEEFHELKNNGKHVFMFSADWCPDCRVIEPILPEIENEYSEYTFLYVDRDQFIDICIDHDIFGIPSFLAFDNGQETGRFVSKDRKTKEEIQAFMNSLSK, translated from the coding sequence ATGCGTAAGCTTAAGACGATGGAAGAATTTCATGAATTGAAAAACAACGGGAAACATGTGTTTATGTTTTCGGCTGATTGGTGTCCTGACTGCCGGGTGATCGAGCCGATCCTGCCTGAAATAGAAAATGAATACAGTGAATATACTTTTTTATATGTAGATCGCGATCAATTCATTGATATCTGCATCGATCATGATATCTTTGGAATCCCGAGCTTCCTTGCATTCGATAATGGTCAAGAGACTGGCCGCTTTGTAAGTAAGGACCGTAAAACAAAAGAAGAAATACAAGCGTTCATGAACAGCCTTTCTAAATAA
- a CDS encoding DUF1444 domain-containing protein, whose product MDIKKLKGILQERLDKPNRTFTYDREKDSLRIENTETDKGITVALPPIVSKWKENNKSIIDEVVYYVEEALNVMGTKSDMGSKEKNVFPVIRSTSFATESNDGIPLVTDDHTAETRIYYAIDLGSTYRLIDENMLKEEGWSHEQMKETALFNVRGLPTQMKKDEVAGNIYYFLNNNDGYDASRILNDAFLKKISSDIQGEMTVSVPHQDVLVIGDIRNETGYDVLAQLTMSFFTTGNVPITALSFVYEDGELEPIFILAKNRKK is encoded by the coding sequence ATGGATATAAAAAAACTAAAAGGCATCCTTCAGGAGCGATTGGACAAACCGAATCGCACATTTACATATGATCGGGAAAAAGATTCCCTGCGCATAGAAAATACCGAGACTGATAAAGGGATCACGGTAGCACTTCCGCCCATCGTCTCAAAGTGGAAAGAAAATAATAAGTCGATCATCGATGAAGTCGTTTATTATGTAGAAGAAGCCCTGAATGTCATGGGAACCAAATCTGATATGGGAAGCAAAGAAAAAAACGTATTTCCGGTCATCCGGTCCACTTCATTCGCAACCGAATCAAACGACGGCATCCCGCTCGTCACGGACGACCATACAGCCGAAACCAGGATCTATTATGCAATCGATCTAGGATCAACCTATCGTTTGATTGATGAGAACATGTTGAAAGAAGAAGGCTGGTCCCATGAACAAATGAAGGAAACTGCCCTGTTCAATGTAAGAGGGCTGCCGACACAAATGAAGAAAGACGAAGTAGCCGGCAATATCTATTATTTCTTGAATAATAATGATGGCTACGATGCGAGCCGCATATTAAATGATGCTTTCTTAAAGAAGATCAGCAGTGATATACAAGGTGAGATGACAGTCTCAGTCCCGCACCAGGATGTGCTTGTGATAGGGGATATCCGAAATGAAACAGGCTATGATGTACTCGCACAGTTAACAATGAGCTTTTTCACCACGGGCAATGTCCCGATTACAGCATTATCATTCGTCTATGAAGATGGAGAACTTGAACCGATCTTCATCTTGGCTAAAAATCGTAAAAAGTGA
- the ytpR gene encoding YtpR family tRNA-binding protein: MNVFYNLEGVGDTLIITLQPGFEGKVGHEGKGDAVRIFDEESGKTVGYNLFSASNYMELNEKGQVEMNDNKLEKINKALKDNGFEEVLEADFSPKFVVGYVSEKEKHPNADKLNICKVDVGGETLQIVCGAPNVDQGQKVVVAKVGAVMPSGMTIKDAELRGVPSSGMICSAKELDLPNAPQEKGILVLEDSYEIGQPFKG; the protein is encoded by the coding sequence ATGAACGTATTTTATAATCTTGAAGGGGTCGGGGATACCCTGATCATTACACTCCAGCCCGGATTTGAAGGGAAAGTCGGACATGAAGGAAAAGGAGACGCTGTCCGCATCTTCGATGAAGAATCAGGAAAAACGGTCGGCTATAATTTGTTCAGTGCCTCAAACTACATGGAGCTGAATGAAAAAGGGCAAGTTGAAATGAATGACAACAAGCTTGAGAAAATCAATAAAGCTCTTAAAGACAATGGTTTTGAGGAAGTATTAGAAGCAGACTTCTCACCTAAATTCGTGGTCGGTTATGTTTCGGAAAAAGAAAAGCACCCCAACGCAGATAAATTAAATATCTGTAAAGTGGATGTAGGCGGAGAAACCCTGCAAATCGTATGCGGCGCCCCGAATGTCGACCAGGGCCAGAAAGTGGTGGTGGCAAAAGTCGGCGCAGTCATGCCAAGCGGAATGACCATCAAAGACGCTGAGCTGCGCGGTGTCCCTTCATCAGGCATGATCTGCTCAGCAAAAGAACTCGACCTGCCAAATGCCCCGCAGGAAAAAGGCATTCTTGTTCTGGAAGACAGCTATGAGATTGGACAGCCTTTTAAAGGATAA